The following proteins come from a genomic window of Nicotiana tomentosiformis chromosome 12, ASM39032v3, whole genome shotgun sequence:
- the LOC104121381 gene encoding signal peptidase complex subunit 1-like isoform X1: protein MDLCINGRVVKMDWQGQKLVEQLMQILLVSFSVVAFITGYVLGSFQIMLLVYAGGVVFTALVTIPNWPVYNRHPLSWLDPSEAEKHPKPQITNPSTKKKAAKK, encoded by the exons ATGGATTTGTGTATCAATGGGCGGGTCGTAAAG ATGGATTGGCAAGGACAAAAGCTGGTGGAGCAATTAATGCAGATACTGCTGGTGAGCTTTTCTGTTGTAGCATTCATCACAGGCTATGTGTTGGGTTCGTTTCAGATCATGCTGTTAGTATACGCTGGTGGTGTTGTCTTTACAGCGCTAGTCACCATTCCTAATTGGCCAGTCTACAATCGCCACCCTCTGAGTTGGTTGGACCCAAGTGAGGCCGAAAAGCATCCAAAGCCACAGATTACTAACCCCAGTACCAAGAAGAAGGCTGCCAAGAAGTAG
- the LOC104121381 gene encoding signal peptidase complex subunit 1-like isoform X2 produces the protein MDWQGQKLVEQLMQILLVSFSVVAFITGYVLGSFQIMLLVYAGGVVFTALVTIPNWPVYNRHPLSWLDPSEAEKHPKPQITNPSTKKKAAKK, from the coding sequence ATGGATTGGCAAGGACAAAAGCTGGTGGAGCAATTAATGCAGATACTGCTGGTGAGCTTTTCTGTTGTAGCATTCATCACAGGCTATGTGTTGGGTTCGTTTCAGATCATGCTGTTAGTATACGCTGGTGGTGTTGTCTTTACAGCGCTAGTCACCATTCCTAATTGGCCAGTCTACAATCGCCACCCTCTGAGTTGGTTGGACCCAAGTGAGGCCGAAAAGCATCCAAAGCCACAGATTACTAACCCCAGTACCAAGAAGAAGGCTGCCAAGAAGTAG
- the LOC104121380 gene encoding small ribosomal subunit biogenesis GTPase RsgA 1, mitochondrial isoform X1 → MTIASFSLLRLPFAVSAARHRFVSAAAAAGRHQNPNNFSRKLQQPNKNLLKARETISKHLSTLAPILSHENMPRLSHDQAVGTVASSQANFMRVIVQLLPPQETCTEPSGRFVKGSGEIGVELLCVVKAVLKKIKRRVLVGDKVLVGSIDWVDRRGAIENVFQRKTEILDPPVSNVDHLLVLFSLDQPKVESFSLTRFLVEAESTGIPLTLALNKSELVSQEEIKAWKSRLRNWGYEPIFCSIESKRGLDTLQFIMREQTSVIVGPSGVGKSSLINALRGNKHILGAVEEGNWFDPQLLGSKWYEEQRVGEVSVRSGRGKHTTRHVSLLPLSDGGYLADTPGFNQPSLIKVTKNSLAHHFPEIRKMLNDGEPSKCAFNNCLHLGEPGCLVKGDWERYPYYLQLLDEIKIREEFQLRTIGTKREGDVRCKVGDKGVVQAEPRLEPKKYRRQSRKSVNQSFLDGLDELDEDDMLEDDNPILRAMREENQ, encoded by the exons ATGACGATAGCTTCGTTTTCACTTCTCCGGCTTCCTTTCGCCGTCTCCGCGGCTCGTCACCGCTTCGTCTCCGCGGCCGCCGCCGCCGGCCGGCATCAAAACCCAAACAATTTCTCAAGAAAGCTCCAACAGCCGAACAAAAATCTCCTCAAAGCTCGGGAGACTATTAGTAAGCATTTATCTACTCTTGCACCGATTCTCTCTCACGAAAACATGCCTCGCCTCTCTCACGACCAAGCCGTCGGAACCGTCGCTTCTTCACAAGCGAATTTCATGCGCGTTATCGTCCAGTTACTTCCTCCACAAGAAACTTGTACGGAACCTTCTGGAAGGTTCGTGAAGGGTTCAGGGGAAATAGGAGTGGAGTTGTTGTGTGTGGTGAAGGCAGTGTTGAAGAAGATAAAGAGGAGAGTATTGGTAGGGGATAAGGTATTGGTAGGTTCAATTGATTGGGTGGATAGACGAGGAGCTATTGAGAATGTGTTTCAGAGGAAGACGGAGATTTTGGATCCTCCTGTATCTAATGTGGATCATTTGCTAGTATTGTTCTCATTGGATCAGCCGAAGGTTGAGTCATTCTCCCTCACCAGGTTCCTTGTTGAAGCTGAATCCACTGGAATTCCTCTCACTCTTGCCTTGAATAAATCTGAACTTGTTTCTCAAGAG GAAATAAAAGCATGGAAATCTAGGCTTCGTAATTGGGGTTATGAACCAATCTTTTGCAGCATTGAGTCAAAGCGTGGACTTGATACACTCCAGTTTATTATGAGAGAACAAACATCCGTCATTGTTGGTCCAAGCGGCGTGGGAAAATCCAGCCTGATCAATGCTTTGAGAGGCAATAAGCACATTCTTGGTGCAGTTGAAGAAGGAAACTGGTTTGATCCT CAGCTTCTAGGGAGCAAGTGGTATGAAGAGCAGCGTGTTGGGGAAGTGTCAGTAAGAAGTGGCAGAGGAAAGCATACAACGAGGCATGTGTCCTTGCTTCCATTGTCTGATGGAGGATATCTTGCTGATACTCCAGGGTTTAACCAGCCTAGTTTGATTAAAGTGACAAAAAATTCTCTTGCACATCATTTTCCAGAG ATTCGCAAAATGCTTAACGATGGCGAACCTTCAAAGTGTGCATTCAACAATTGCTTGCATCTTGGTGAACCGGGGTGCCTTGTAAAAGGCGATTGGGAGAGATACCCCTACTATCTTCAATTGCTTGACGAAATTAAAATCAGGGAGGAGTTTCAGTTGAGGACTATTGGAACTAAACGAGAGGGTGATGTTAG GTGCAAAGTAGGAGACAAGGGAGTTGTGCAAGCAGAACCGCGGCTGGAGCCCAAGAAATACAGGAGACAATCTCGTAAAAGTGTGAACCAGTCATTTCTAGATGGATTGGATGAACTCGATGAAGATGACATGCTGGAGGATGATAATCCTATTTTAAGAGCAATGAGGGAAGAAAATCAATAG
- the LOC104121380 gene encoding small ribosomal subunit biogenesis GTPase RsgA 1, mitochondrial isoform X2, which produces MTIASFSLLRLPFAVSAARHRFVSAAAAAGRHQNPNNFSRKLQQPNKNLLKARETISKHLSTLAPILSHENMPRLSHDQAVGTVASSQANFMRVIVQLLPPQETCTEPSGRFVKGSGEIGVELLCVVKAVLKKIKRRVLVGDKVLVGSIDWVDRRGAIENVFQRKTEILDPPVSNVDHLLVLFSLDQPKVESFSLTRFLVEAESTGIPLTLALNKSELVSQEEIKAWKSRLRNWGYEPIFCSIESKRGLDTLQFIMREQTSVIVGPSGVGKSSLINALRGNKHILGAVEEGNWFDPLLGSKWYEEQRVGEVSVRSGRGKHTTRHVSLLPLSDGGYLADTPGFNQPSLIKVTKNSLAHHFPEIRKMLNDGEPSKCAFNNCLHLGEPGCLVKGDWERYPYYLQLLDEIKIREEFQLRTIGTKREGDVRCKVGDKGVVQAEPRLEPKKYRRQSRKSVNQSFLDGLDELDEDDMLEDDNPILRAMREENQ; this is translated from the exons ATGACGATAGCTTCGTTTTCACTTCTCCGGCTTCCTTTCGCCGTCTCCGCGGCTCGTCACCGCTTCGTCTCCGCGGCCGCCGCCGCCGGCCGGCATCAAAACCCAAACAATTTCTCAAGAAAGCTCCAACAGCCGAACAAAAATCTCCTCAAAGCTCGGGAGACTATTAGTAAGCATTTATCTACTCTTGCACCGATTCTCTCTCACGAAAACATGCCTCGCCTCTCTCACGACCAAGCCGTCGGAACCGTCGCTTCTTCACAAGCGAATTTCATGCGCGTTATCGTCCAGTTACTTCCTCCACAAGAAACTTGTACGGAACCTTCTGGAAGGTTCGTGAAGGGTTCAGGGGAAATAGGAGTGGAGTTGTTGTGTGTGGTGAAGGCAGTGTTGAAGAAGATAAAGAGGAGAGTATTGGTAGGGGATAAGGTATTGGTAGGTTCAATTGATTGGGTGGATAGACGAGGAGCTATTGAGAATGTGTTTCAGAGGAAGACGGAGATTTTGGATCCTCCTGTATCTAATGTGGATCATTTGCTAGTATTGTTCTCATTGGATCAGCCGAAGGTTGAGTCATTCTCCCTCACCAGGTTCCTTGTTGAAGCTGAATCCACTGGAATTCCTCTCACTCTTGCCTTGAATAAATCTGAACTTGTTTCTCAAGAG GAAATAAAAGCATGGAAATCTAGGCTTCGTAATTGGGGTTATGAACCAATCTTTTGCAGCATTGAGTCAAAGCGTGGACTTGATACACTCCAGTTTATTATGAGAGAACAAACATCCGTCATTGTTGGTCCAAGCGGCGTGGGAAAATCCAGCCTGATCAATGCTTTGAGAGGCAATAAGCACATTCTTGGTGCAGTTGAAGAAGGAAACTGGTTTGATCCT CTTCTAGGGAGCAAGTGGTATGAAGAGCAGCGTGTTGGGGAAGTGTCAGTAAGAAGTGGCAGAGGAAAGCATACAACGAGGCATGTGTCCTTGCTTCCATTGTCTGATGGAGGATATCTTGCTGATACTCCAGGGTTTAACCAGCCTAGTTTGATTAAAGTGACAAAAAATTCTCTTGCACATCATTTTCCAGAG ATTCGCAAAATGCTTAACGATGGCGAACCTTCAAAGTGTGCATTCAACAATTGCTTGCATCTTGGTGAACCGGGGTGCCTTGTAAAAGGCGATTGGGAGAGATACCCCTACTATCTTCAATTGCTTGACGAAATTAAAATCAGGGAGGAGTTTCAGTTGAGGACTATTGGAACTAAACGAGAGGGTGATGTTAG GTGCAAAGTAGGAGACAAGGGAGTTGTGCAAGCAGAACCGCGGCTGGAGCCCAAGAAATACAGGAGACAATCTCGTAAAAGTGTGAACCAGTCATTTCTAGATGGATTGGATGAACTCGATGAAGATGACATGCTGGAGGATGATAATCCTATTTTAAGAGCAATGAGGGAAGAAAATCAATAG